One genomic region from Pseudoduganella dura encodes:
- a CDS encoding type 1 glutamine amidotransferase domain-containing protein, which translates to MTQQLNGKKIAVLMTDGVEQIEYTAPREFLEQHGARVTLISPKAKGEQVQGFDHLDPADKFTVELALDDARPGDFDALVLPGGVANPDQLRSSKEAIAFIREFGGANKPVAAICHGPWTLIDAGLVKGKRVTSWPTLQVDLRNAGAEWSDEQVVVDGKLVTSRKPDDIPAFNQAILEQLAA; encoded by the coding sequence ATGACCCAACAACTCAATGGCAAGAAAATAGCGGTGCTGATGACCGACGGTGTCGAGCAGATCGAGTACACGGCGCCACGCGAATTCCTGGAACAGCACGGCGCGCGGGTGACGCTGATTTCACCCAAGGCGAAGGGCGAACAGGTGCAGGGCTTCGATCACCTGGACCCGGCCGATAAATTTACCGTGGAACTGGCGCTGGACGACGCCCGCCCCGGCGACTTCGACGCGCTCGTGCTGCCGGGCGGCGTGGCCAACCCGGACCAGTTGCGGTCGTCGAAGGAAGCGATCGCGTTCATCCGCGAGTTCGGCGGCGCGAACAAGCCTGTCGCCGCCATCTGCCACGGCCCCTGGACGCTGATCGACGCCGGCCTGGTCAAGGGCAAGCGCGTGACCAGCTGGCCGACGCTGCAAGTGGACCTGCGCAATGCCGGCGCCGAGTGGAGCGACGAGCAGGTTGTGGTCGACGGCAAGCTGGTGACCAGCCGCAAGCCGGATGATATTCCGGCGTTCAATCAGGCGATCCTGGAGCAGTTGGCAGCCTGA
- a CDS encoding TonB-dependent receptor, which yields MMKLSKMHKRLLALTAALPMAAMAQEAAQAPTEQTTQQAAQQPVASGQLETVTVTAQRRAENIKEVPVSVSMLQHEKLDVILSGGQDVRVLAGKVPSLNVESSTGRVFPRFYIRGYGNADFSIFASQPVSLIYDDVVQENPILKGFPMFDLANVEVLRGPQGTLFGRNTPAGVVKFESAKPSLKGVEGYYNFSVASHGTTNVEGAANIPLSNEWAMRVSTQRQHRDDYVANAFTDGRDSLEGYNEHAERVQVLYQPNGTFNALFNVHQRTTTGSSRLFRANIIKKGSNNLVDNFDEGSVYTNGQNYQNLTTRGGSVRLSWDLGAVKLYSVTGYESIAEYNSRGDIDGGNPVYGPGVVPFQVETASVLPDLKQYSQEFRVESKKAGPVSWQAGVYYFDEDATGGSDNFNTSGVRTSRVVSNQRNKAWAAFGSVNYAVSDALTVRGGLRYTNDEKDFRTIEATGTTLQGPSTINSESHKTNWDLSATYAINPDVSAYARVATGFRAPSIGAPSASGPATIADAETITSYEAGIKADLWNRRARASLSIFDYDVKNQQLTVVGGNSNVTALINADKTKGRGIEAEIEGFVTPDFKVAASTSYNYTRIKDASLSVNKCAQCTILDPVNAAGRVVIDGNALPQAPKWIVNLSARYNWPLAEGNLFVLTDWSYRSKVNFFLYEAAEFTGKPLTEGGLRVGYNWQGGKYEVAAYGRNITDQQRITGAIDFNNLTGFINEPRQFGVQLKGLF from the coding sequence ATGATGAAACTGTCCAAGATGCACAAGCGTCTCCTCGCGCTGACGGCCGCGCTGCCGATGGCCGCCATGGCCCAGGAAGCTGCCCAGGCACCCACCGAACAGACCACCCAGCAGGCCGCCCAGCAGCCGGTTGCCAGCGGCCAGCTGGAAACCGTGACCGTGACGGCCCAGCGCCGCGCCGAGAACATCAAGGAAGTGCCGGTGTCGGTCTCGATGCTGCAGCATGAAAAGCTGGACGTGATCCTGTCCGGCGGCCAGGATGTGCGCGTGCTGGCCGGCAAGGTGCCGAGCCTGAACGTGGAATCGTCGACCGGCCGCGTGTTCCCGCGCTTCTATATCCGCGGCTACGGCAATGCCGACTTCTCGATCTTCGCATCGCAGCCCGTCTCGCTGATCTATGACGACGTGGTGCAGGAAAACCCGATCCTGAAGGGTTTCCCGATGTTCGACCTGGCCAACGTGGAAGTGCTGCGCGGCCCGCAAGGCACGCTGTTCGGCCGTAACACGCCGGCCGGCGTGGTGAAATTCGAATCCGCCAAGCCGAGCCTGAAGGGCGTGGAAGGCTACTACAACTTCTCCGTGGCCAGCCACGGCACTACCAATGTCGAAGGCGCGGCCAACATCCCGCTGTCGAACGAGTGGGCGATGCGCGTTTCCACCCAGCGCCAGCACCGCGACGACTACGTGGCCAACGCGTTCACGGACGGCCGCGATTCGCTGGAAGGCTACAACGAACACGCCGAGCGCGTGCAGGTGCTGTACCAGCCGAACGGCACGTTCAACGCGCTGTTCAACGTGCACCAGCGCACCACCACGGGCAGCTCGCGCCTGTTCCGCGCCAACATCATCAAGAAGGGCTCCAACAACCTGGTCGACAACTTCGACGAGGGCTCGGTGTACACCAACGGCCAGAACTACCAGAACCTGACCACGCGCGGCGGCAGCGTGCGCCTGTCGTGGGACCTGGGTGCCGTGAAGCTGTACTCGGTCACCGGCTACGAGTCGATCGCCGAGTACAACAGCCGCGGCGACATCGACGGCGGCAACCCGGTCTACGGCCCGGGCGTGGTGCCGTTCCAGGTGGAGACGGCCTCCGTGCTGCCGGACCTGAAGCAGTACTCGCAGGAATTCCGCGTCGAGTCGAAGAAGGCCGGCCCGGTGAGCTGGCAGGCCGGCGTCTACTACTTCGATGAAGACGCCACCGGCGGCAGCGACAACTTCAACACGTCCGGCGTGCGCACCAGCCGCGTGGTGAGCAACCAGCGCAACAAGGCGTGGGCGGCATTCGGTTCCGTGAACTACGCGGTCTCCGATGCGCTGACCGTGCGCGGCGGCCTGCGCTACACGAACGACGAAAAGGACTTCCGCACGATCGAGGCGACCGGCACCACGCTGCAGGGCCCGTCGACGATCAACTCGGAAAGCCACAAGACCAACTGGGACCTGTCGGCCACCTACGCGATCAATCCCGACGTGTCGGCCTACGCCCGAGTGGCGACGGGCTTCCGCGCACCGTCGATCGGCGCGCCGTCCGCTTCCGGCCCGGCCACGATCGCCGATGCGGAAACCATCACGTCGTACGAGGCCGGCATCAAGGCCGACCTGTGGAACCGCCGCGCCCGCGCCTCGCTGTCGATCTTCGACTACGACGTGAAGAACCAGCAGCTGACCGTGGTCGGCGGCAATTCGAACGTGACCGCGCTGATCAACGCCGACAAGACCAAGGGCCGCGGCATCGAAGCCGAGATCGAAGGCTTCGTGACGCCGGACTTCAAGGTGGCGGCATCGACCAGCTACAACTACACGCGCATCAAGGATGCTTCGCTGTCCGTGAACAAGTGCGCGCAGTGCACGATCCTCGACCCGGTCAACGCGGCCGGCCGGGTGGTCATCGACGGCAACGCGCTGCCGCAGGCGCCGAAGTGGATCGTCAACCTGTCGGCCCGCTACAACTGGCCGCTGGCCGAAGGCAACCTGTTCGTGCTGACCGACTGGTCGTACCGCAGCAAGGTCAACTTCTTCCTGTACGAAGCGGCCGAGTTCACCGGCAAGCCACTGACCGAAGGCGGCCTGCGCGTGGGTTACAACTGGCAGGGCGGCAAGTACGAAGTGGCCGCCTACGGCCGTAACATCACCGACCAGCAGCGCATCACCGGCGCGATCGACTTCAACAACCTGACCGGCTTCATCAACGAGCCGCGCCAGTTCGGCGTGCAGCTGAAGGGCCTGTTCTAA
- a CDS encoding LytR/AlgR family response regulator transcription factor, with translation MTTALIAEDEPILAAMLAASLQRLWPGLEIVATCPHGVAALSEALARQPDVLFLDIKMPGKTGLEVAEELAEQWPGGRPFPQIVFVTAYDEYAVQAFDNAAADYVLKPVSDERLGRTVQRLRQRLETQPAGGMGAVLAQLRALAGAQPAPAPAERLTLIRAAVGNQVKMIPIADVVYFEALDKYVNVVTADGEALIRTSLKELLPQLDDKVFWQVHRGTIVNAACVLSALKDEAGKLTLNVRHRPEKLRVSPLYAHLFRQM, from the coding sequence ATGACGACTGCCCTGATTGCCGAAGACGAACCGATCCTCGCCGCCATGCTGGCGGCCAGCCTGCAGCGGCTGTGGCCCGGCCTGGAAATCGTGGCCACGTGCCCGCACGGCGTTGCCGCCCTGAGCGAGGCGCTGGCCCGCCAGCCGGACGTGCTGTTCCTCGATATCAAGATGCCCGGCAAGACCGGCCTCGAGGTGGCCGAGGAACTGGCCGAGCAGTGGCCAGGCGGCAGGCCGTTTCCGCAGATCGTGTTCGTGACGGCCTACGACGAGTACGCGGTACAGGCATTCGACAACGCCGCCGCCGATTACGTGCTCAAGCCGGTGAGCGACGAGCGCCTCGGCCGCACCGTGCAGCGGCTGCGCCAGCGCCTGGAAACGCAGCCGGCCGGCGGCATGGGGGCGGTGCTGGCCCAGTTGCGCGCGCTGGCCGGGGCGCAGCCGGCGCCGGCGCCGGCCGAGCGGCTGACGCTGATCCGCGCCGCCGTCGGCAACCAGGTAAAGATGATCCCGATCGCGGACGTGGTGTATTTCGAGGCGCTCGACAAATACGTCAACGTCGTGACCGCGGATGGCGAAGCGCTGATCCGCACCAGCCTGAAGGAGCTGTTGCCGCAGCTGGACGACAAGGTGTTCTGGCAGGTGCACCGGGGCACGATCGTCAATGCTGCGTGCGTGCTGAGTGCGCTGAAAGACGAAGCCGGCAAGCTCACGCTGAACGTGCGGCACCGGCCGGAAAAACTGCGCGTCAGCCCGCTGTACGCGCACCTGTTCCGGCAGATGTGA
- a CDS encoding sensor histidine kinase, with product MTDTATLDRPRAARRFPWRRFGTDACWMLVPVVICAVIVTWSFGDGTGFGINLLVSACIGTIAFSIINGVRLAFWGEGRRPHPLAFAALIAVGVPTGQVAGARVAGWLLGRELTSLHTLGSSRTSGMLVFTLLATGAVTLFFASRDRVARAEAAAAEERARAEAVERQALQAQLQLLQAQIEPHMLFNTLANLQGLIALDPGRAQQMLDQLIQYLRATLSSSRARHTTLAQEFALLQAYLGLMSVRMGERLSYAFELPDELRAVEIPPMLLQPLVENAIAHGLEPTIDGGHIHISAARRGDLLTLSIVDNGRGPEAGPGKAGTSVGLSNTRARLDALFGARASVTLRPAEGGGAVACIIIPL from the coding sequence ATGACCGATACCGCCACCCTCGACCGGCCACGCGCCGCGCGCCGTTTCCCCTGGCGCCGCTTCGGCACCGATGCCTGCTGGATGCTGGTGCCGGTCGTCATCTGCGCCGTGATCGTCACGTGGTCGTTCGGCGACGGCACCGGCTTCGGCATCAACCTGCTGGTCTCGGCCTGCATCGGCACGATCGCGTTCAGCATCATCAATGGCGTGCGGCTGGCATTCTGGGGCGAAGGCAGGCGGCCGCACCCGCTGGCGTTCGCCGCACTCATCGCAGTGGGCGTGCCGACCGGGCAGGTCGCCGGCGCACGGGTGGCGGGCTGGCTGCTGGGCCGCGAGCTGACATCGCTGCACACGCTGGGATCGAGCCGCACCTCGGGCATGCTGGTGTTTACCCTGCTGGCCACGGGCGCGGTCACGCTGTTCTTCGCCAGTCGCGACCGGGTTGCCAGGGCCGAGGCCGCCGCCGCGGAAGAGCGGGCGCGCGCCGAAGCCGTCGAGCGCCAGGCACTGCAGGCGCAACTGCAACTGCTGCAGGCGCAGATCGAGCCGCACATGCTGTTCAACACATTGGCGAACCTGCAGGGCCTGATCGCGCTGGACCCCGGCCGGGCCCAGCAGATGCTCGATCAGCTGATCCAGTACCTGCGCGCCACGCTGTCGTCGTCGCGCGCGCGGCACACCACGCTGGCGCAGGAGTTCGCGCTGCTGCAGGCGTATCTCGGCCTGATGTCGGTGCGGATGGGGGAGCGGCTGTCGTATGCGTTCGAGCTGCCGGACGAACTGCGCGCCGTCGAGATCCCGCCGATGCTGCTGCAGCCGCTGGTGGAAAACGCGATCGCGCACGGCCTCGAGCCGACGATCGACGGCGGCCACATCCACATTTCCGCCGCGCGGCGCGGTGACCTGCTGACCCTGTCCATCGTCGACAATGGCCGCGGCCCCGAGGCCGGGCCCGGCAAGGCCGGCACGAGCGTCGGCCTGTCCAACACACGCGCGCGCCTGGATGCCCTGTTCGGCGCGCGCGCTTCCGTCACGCTGCGCCCCGCGGAGGGCGGCGGCGCGGTTGCCTGCATCATCATTCCACTTTGA
- a CDS encoding vWA domain-containing protein produces MSHITGTVQVLGAPVTLGPDTGSPPTLPDTWAINFAHVAAPGGTKFVMLHFQNVNLPGANRIEVDLGYDTDVFTAADGGSFWTRPVNVHALGGSTVPVRYIVSGAPSGSAQVDRYGRGERHAGEPGHPSFSNSDPFLPDPAYTEPTYDPFWFCSPPPNWENVRCIPAGDLRRQVARSVGMIVTIHPGHAPGEIESVSTCTVTLVDTDKIISAGHCHTPAEALTSSVVFDYETECDGSRPAGYAARFHKVSAALQQRFDSGFDYSLLQLKTSPAGIAPVTLRPDLPAVGEQVFGIHHPNGAVKKLSLPHPGFATVTSSGTFAVRVPTTFHVSGGSSGSGLFDAAGRIVGVLSNGTPCTGSQLSYFPTATFLTQIAPSPPPPITRDVMLVIDRSGSMDEADGTGRRKIDAAKDAVSLFVQLVRAGTGNRAGLVSFSTNAGPPTFAIAPVTDPNKNMLIGGPPFAGGIVGSLASGGRTGIGSGLDAARAQFPMPGANPRAILLLTDGLENESPSIATVEPSLAGIDVHAIGLGSDANLNGPLLSALASGHGGLFTRASGGLALLKFFSQAFGNIFEAGVLLDPETDLPAGADAAPVTFNVCGEERLTAVVGWDRTDAWLDVRFRTPGGTIVNAATAGVESSQGRNWAYLRVPLPQGGERDGAWQIEVLRPGGGGEFPPPAPALRFFVSIIPAGGPRLLREPEERRRRYTGDEISPLLRIRHADHSWPQHVHAELTVTRPDKGLGNILSDAGLGPALPINGDTIPPRQATLKAIEGGGPPAINYVQDHFTLEDDAANTRGAFEAGGSAGIRLPDYLRMEGHYTFHAKARYGACDGMRELVWTEHVDVGIDGGNTIVTTDPLGPGPDGRDCMRMTFTPRDRYGNRFGPGRAEDMTIAPRPGSLITSPVADLGNGSYRVDVCWDVASGEPPGIVIGQPDRPAVTVGAADIRLFVWSVNFVCGHQDDNCCGCAPLAPGSYATEINLHNLSERPAPVLKRVIPLVLAGAAVGREPQVAKITAMDVITLPPHTATMDDCCRLQQQMLGAPTDGNLPLSSGILEIISTVELAVTVVYTTVSGAIDVEAVAARRLL; encoded by the coding sequence ATGTCGCACATCACAGGCACCGTGCAGGTCCTCGGCGCACCCGTCACGCTCGGTCCGGATACGGGCAGCCCGCCCACGCTGCCCGATACCTGGGCCATCAACTTCGCCCACGTGGCGGCACCCGGCGGCACCAAGTTCGTCATGCTGCACTTCCAGAACGTGAACCTGCCCGGTGCCAACCGCATCGAGGTGGACCTGGGCTACGACACCGATGTGTTCACCGCGGCCGACGGCGGCTCGTTCTGGACGCGGCCCGTCAATGTCCATGCGCTCGGCGGCAGTACCGTGCCGGTGCGCTACATCGTCAGCGGCGCGCCATCCGGCAGCGCGCAGGTGGACCGCTACGGCCGCGGCGAACGGCATGCCGGCGAACCGGGCCACCCGTCGTTCTCGAACAGCGATCCGTTCCTGCCGGACCCCGCGTACACCGAGCCCACGTACGACCCGTTCTGGTTCTGCTCGCCGCCACCGAACTGGGAAAACGTGCGCTGCATCCCGGCTGGCGACCTGCGCCGGCAGGTGGCGCGCAGCGTCGGCATGATCGTCACGATCCACCCGGGCCATGCGCCCGGCGAAATCGAGTCTGTTTCAACCTGCACCGTCACGCTGGTGGATACCGACAAGATCATTTCCGCCGGCCATTGCCACACGCCGGCCGAAGCGCTTACCAGCTCGGTCGTGTTCGACTATGAAACGGAATGCGACGGCAGCCGGCCCGCCGGCTACGCGGCGCGCTTCCACAAGGTATCGGCGGCACTGCAGCAGCGCTTCGATTCGGGGTTCGACTACAGCCTGCTGCAGCTGAAAACCAGCCCGGCCGGCATCGCGCCGGTCACGCTGCGGCCCGACCTGCCCGCCGTCGGCGAGCAGGTGTTCGGCATCCACCATCCGAACGGCGCCGTCAAGAAGCTGTCGCTGCCCCATCCGGGCTTCGCCACCGTCACGTCCAGCGGCACGTTCGCCGTGCGCGTGCCGACCACGTTCCACGTTTCCGGCGGAAGCTCCGGCTCGGGGCTGTTCGACGCCGCCGGCCGCATCGTCGGCGTGCTGTCGAACGGCACGCCCTGCACGGGCTCGCAGCTGTCCTACTTCCCCACGGCCACGTTCCTCACGCAGATCGCCCCGTCCCCGCCGCCGCCCATCACGCGCGACGTGATGCTCGTGATCGACCGTTCGGGCAGCATGGACGAAGCCGATGGCACCGGCCGGCGCAAGATCGATGCCGCGAAGGACGCGGTATCGCTGTTCGTGCAGCTGGTGCGCGCCGGCACCGGCAACCGCGCCGGCCTCGTCTCGTTCAGCACCAATGCCGGCCCGCCCACGTTCGCCATCGCGCCCGTGACCGATCCGAACAAGAACATGCTGATCGGCGGGCCGCCCTTTGCCGGCGGCATCGTCGGCAGCCTGGCCTCCGGCGGCAGGACCGGCATCGGCAGCGGCCTCGATGCGGCCCGTGCGCAATTCCCGATGCCGGGCGCGAATCCGCGCGCGATCCTGCTGCTGACGGACGGCCTGGAAAACGAGTCGCCGTCGATCGCGACCGTGGAGCCGTCGCTGGCCGGCATCGACGTCCACGCGATCGGCCTCGGGTCCGATGCGAACCTGAACGGGCCGCTGCTGTCGGCGCTCGCATCCGGTCACGGCGGCCTGTTCACCCGCGCCAGCGGCGGGCTCGCACTGCTGAAATTCTTCTCGCAGGCGTTCGGCAACATCTTCGAGGCGGGCGTGCTGCTCGACCCCGAGACCGACCTGCCGGCCGGCGCCGATGCGGCGCCGGTCACGTTCAACGTATGCGGCGAGGAACGGCTGACGGCCGTCGTCGGCTGGGACCGCACCGATGCCTGGCTTGACGTGCGCTTCCGCACGCCGGGCGGCACGATCGTCAACGCCGCCACGGCCGGCGTCGAGAGTTCGCAGGGCCGCAACTGGGCTTACCTGCGCGTGCCGCTGCCGCAAGGCGGCGAGCGCGACGGCGCATGGCAAATCGAGGTGCTGCGCCCGGGTGGCGGCGGCGAATTCCCCCCGCCCGCGCCGGCGCTGCGCTTCTTCGTCTCGATCATCCCGGCCGGCGGCCCGCGGCTGCTGCGCGAACCCGAGGAGCGGCGCCGCCGCTACACCGGCGACGAGATTTCACCGCTGCTGCGCATCCGCCACGCGGACCACAGCTGGCCGCAGCACGTGCACGCCGAGCTGACGGTAACGCGGCCGGACAAAGGCCTGGGCAACATCCTCAGCGACGCGGGCCTGGGCCCGGCACTGCCCATCAACGGCGACACGATCCCGCCGCGCCAGGCCACCCTGAAGGCGATCGAAGGCGGCGGCCCGCCGGCGATCAATTATGTGCAGGATCATTTCACGCTGGAAGACGATGCCGCCAACACGCGCGGCGCGTTCGAAGCGGGCGGCTCGGCCGGCATCCGGCTGCCCGACTACCTGCGCATGGAAGGCCACTACACATTCCATGCGAAAGCCCGCTACGGCGCATGCGACGGCATGCGCGAGCTGGTGTGGACCGAGCACGTGGACGTGGGCATCGACGGCGGCAACACGATCGTCACGACCGACCCGCTGGGCCCCGGCCCCGATGGCCGCGACTGCATGCGCATGACGTTTACACCGCGCGACAGGTACGGCAACCGCTTCGGCCCCGGCCGCGCCGAGGACATGACCATCGCGCCCCGCCCCGGCTCGCTCATCACCAGCCCCGTCGCCGACCTGGGCAACGGCAGCTACCGGGTGGATGTCTGCTGGGACGTGGCCAGCGGCGAACCCCCGGGCATCGTGATCGGCCAGCCGGACCGGCCCGCCGTCACCGTCGGCGCGGCGGACATCCGGCTGTTCGTGTGGAGCGTGAATTTCGTCTGCGGCCACCAGGACGACAACTGCTGCGGCTGCGCGCCGCTGGCGCCGGGCAGCTATGCCACGGAAATCAACCTGCACAACCTGTCCGAGCGCCCCGCCCCGGTATTGAAACGCGTGATCCCGCTGGTGCTGGCCGGCGCCGCGGTGGGCCGCGAGCCGCAGGTGGCGAAGATCACCGCGATGGATGTCATCACCCTGCCGCCGCACACGGCCACGATGGACGATTGCTGCCGGTTGCAGCAGCAGATGCTGGGCGCGCCTACGGATGGCAACCTGCCGCTGAGCTCGGGGATTCTCGAGATCATCAGCACGGTCGAGCTGGCGGTGACCGTGGTGTACACCACCGTCAGCGGGGCGATCGATGTCGAGGCGGTAGCGGCGCGGCGGCTGCTTTGA